In a genomic window of Roseiflexus castenholzii DSM 13941:
- a CDS encoding BY-kinase domain-containing protein translates to MMITPGELIRLARPILRWWWIMLITVPLSSGVAFAISRYETRYYVARATLMIGNTLESQRPDPIQLQLGSSLGRFYGELAKRERILQPVQEKLNLPFSWNVIANSMLRTSVVPSANLLEIYVTDSNPVRAAAIANAVADQLIAYSPTSPDKVAAEQMTIEQQLRESEVRLNDLRARIEETTFRRQQVVSASDLAEINQTLMQLEASLSKEQETYNRLLSFKNNSVVNVLTPFEPAEPPSAPLPSRRNMTILFAGLGGFVIAVAAAYVLDRVDPRLRSPGDIRDRIDLPVLGSVPKGPPIQHVAKAQAERRLEAIRQVQTNLMLSTREGGLHALLVTSAHPNEARSAVSADLAELFARSGHRVLLVDAEPTDPHLSRLLRADPDSGRLWTRLAAGDRQALRTHLVPLAIPNVALLPVAPTLDAQPAMLSSRRWHELTHLFTSVADVVIFDGPAAMVGPDAALLAPHTDGVVFVVDPATDEQDVVVQSKQRLQKDQRTYLMGVVLLEPAAFEAARRPLIGAWPWRRQPALPDLSGNGVAVSPDDDDSRRTSRATAAGEPVIFDVDTSDIPEAEHVIITPPPDTDTGEDRVLVTPPPGAIVQQSGEDARDLRSGAAHTSAHTRNGVKRPSADDARSAEDAPPDRTRPQRICPNRCGGGELAEDAPPDRTRPQRNHGERQTLTASSAAKPHRSRYSRSRRRSRLS, encoded by the coding sequence ATGATGATTACTCCGGGTGAGTTGATCCGCCTGGCGCGACCGATCCTGCGCTGGTGGTGGATTATGCTTATTACGGTGCCGCTCTCCAGCGGTGTCGCGTTTGCAATCAGCCGCTATGAAACGCGCTACTACGTCGCCCGCGCGACGCTCATGATCGGCAATACGCTCGAAAGCCAGCGCCCCGATCCGATCCAGTTGCAATTGGGTTCGTCGCTTGGGCGTTTCTACGGCGAATTGGCGAAGCGTGAACGTATTCTCCAGCCGGTGCAGGAGAAGCTGAATCTGCCATTCTCCTGGAATGTGATCGCCAACTCCATGCTGCGTACCTCGGTGGTGCCAAGCGCCAACCTGCTCGAAATCTATGTGACCGACTCGAACCCGGTGCGCGCTGCGGCAATCGCCAATGCCGTTGCCGACCAGTTGATCGCGTATAGCCCGACCTCGCCCGACAAAGTGGCGGCTGAGCAGATGACCATTGAGCAGCAGTTGCGCGAGAGCGAGGTGCGCCTGAATGATCTGCGCGCGCGTATCGAGGAGACGACGTTTCGCCGCCAGCAGGTGGTCTCCGCCAGCGACCTCGCCGAAATCAATCAGACGCTGATGCAACTCGAGGCGAGTTTGAGCAAGGAGCAGGAGACGTACAATCGCCTGCTCTCGTTCAAGAATAATAGCGTGGTCAATGTGCTGACGCCGTTCGAGCCGGCCGAGCCGCCTTCCGCTCCTCTTCCCTCCCGGCGCAACATGACGATCCTGTTTGCCGGTCTTGGCGGATTCGTCATTGCCGTGGCAGCGGCCTATGTGCTGGATCGTGTCGATCCGCGGCTGCGCAGTCCGGGTGATATTCGTGATCGGATTGATCTCCCGGTGCTTGGAAGCGTTCCCAAAGGACCGCCCATCCAGCATGTTGCTAAGGCGCAGGCGGAACGCCGCCTCGAAGCCATACGTCAGGTGCAGACCAACCTCATGCTGTCGACGCGCGAAGGGGGGCTTCACGCCCTGCTGGTGACCAGTGCGCATCCAAACGAAGCGCGCAGCGCCGTCAGCGCCGATCTCGCGGAACTGTTCGCGCGCTCGGGGCACCGTGTGCTTCTGGTGGATGCCGAGCCGACCGACCCGCACCTGTCGCGCCTGCTGCGCGCCGATCCAGACTCTGGTCGTCTGTGGACTCGCCTCGCGGCGGGAGATCGTCAGGCATTGCGGACGCACCTTGTTCCCCTGGCTATTCCAAACGTCGCCTTGCTGCCGGTGGCGCCAACTCTCGATGCTCAGCCGGCGATGCTGAGTTCGCGTCGCTGGCACGAATTGACTCACCTGTTCACCAGTGTCGCCGATGTGGTGATCTTTGATGGACCGGCGGCGATGGTGGGACCGGATGCGGCGCTGCTGGCGCCCCACACGGATGGCGTGGTTTTCGTGGTAGATCCGGCGACTGATGAGCAGGACGTGGTGGTGCAAAGCAAACAGCGCCTACAGAAAGACCAGCGCACCTATTTGATGGGGGTAGTGCTGCTCGAACCGGCTGCGTTCGAGGCAGCCCGCCGACCGTTGATCGGCGCCTGGCCCTGGCGTCGGCAGCCTGCCCTGCCGGACCTCTCAGGCAATGGCGTCGCCGTATCGCCGGATGATGACGATTCTCGCCGGACTTCTCGCGCAACCGCTGCGGGAGAGCCGGTCATCTTTGATGTGGATACGTCTGACATTCCCGAAGCCGAGCATGTGATCATTACACCGCCGCCCGACACTGATACAGGAGAAGATCGCGTTCTCGTGACGCCGCCTCCAGGCGCTATCGTGCAGCAATCGGGCGAAGACGCGCGTGATCTCCGGTCAGGCGCTGCGCACACATCAGCGCACACTCGCAATGGCGTAAAACGACCGTCAGCGGATGATGCGCGTTCTGCGGAAGATGCGCCGCCAGATCGCACCCGACCTCAGCGCATATGCCCAAATCGCTGCGGTGGGGGGGAATTGGCGGAAGATGCGCCGCCAGATCGCACCCGACCTCAGCGCAATCATGGGGAGCGCCAGACATTGACCGCATCCTCAGCGGCAAAACCGCATCGCTCACGGTATAGCAGAAGTCGTAGACGCAGCAGATTGTCATGA
- a CDS encoding acyltransferase, with protein sequence MKQVNLYLSRQASSIGRYIWEQIVQAAAGWIPGIVGIGVRAVLYRAILHMDGVAAIEEGVRIRFADNVRLGRGVYLDHGVYLHACPGGISIGPDSYVMKNAILHVYNFRDLPRAGIRIGARSLIGEACILRGQGGITIGDDVFLAPLVQMLAVNHVYHDTSRPISLQGITCQGITVENGAWIGGGAIILDGVRIGKNAVVGAGAVVTRDVPDYCVAVGNPARIVRDLRSQPAAPANVPVY encoded by the coding sequence ATGAAGCAGGTCAATCTTTACCTCTCGCGCCAGGCATCGTCGATTGGTCGGTATATCTGGGAGCAGATCGTCCAGGCGGCGGCGGGATGGATTCCCGGTATCGTCGGGATTGGCGTGCGGGCGGTTTTGTATCGCGCAATCCTGCACATGGACGGTGTGGCAGCCATCGAGGAGGGCGTGCGCATCCGCTTTGCCGATAATGTGCGCCTGGGGCGCGGTGTGTATCTCGATCATGGCGTCTACCTGCACGCCTGTCCTGGCGGTATTTCCATCGGTCCCGACAGTTATGTGATGAAGAATGCCATCCTGCACGTCTACAATTTCCGCGATCTGCCGCGTGCTGGCATTCGGATCGGCGCCCGGTCGCTGATCGGCGAGGCGTGCATTTTGCGCGGGCAGGGCGGCATTACCATCGGCGATGATGTCTTTCTTGCGCCGCTGGTGCAGATGCTGGCGGTCAACCATGTGTATCACGACACGAGCCGACCGATCAGTCTTCAGGGGATTACCTGCCAGGGGATTACGGTCGAGAATGGCGCCTGGATCGGCGGCGGCGCAATTATCCTGGACGGGGTCCGCATCGGTAAAAACGCTGTTGTTGGCGCCGGCGCGGTCGTCACCCGCGATGTGCCCGATTACTGCGTCGCCGTCGGCAATCCGGCGCGCATCGTGCGCGATCTGCGCAGTCAGCCGGCGGCGCCAGCGAACGTTCCGGTGTATTGA
- a CDS encoding glycosyltransferase family 2 protein, with product MTTLSVVIPAYNEEDGIAAIVERVLAIEPELPKYGVDALECIVVDDGSRDRTAEIVRRYVPRVRLIQQPNKGYGGALKTGFQAASGELLGFLDADSTYPPEYFPQMCRVALDGADLVIGSRMAGATSEMPLVRRIGNFIFANLLSLVAGVRISDSASGQRVIRREVLPILYPLPDTLDFTPAMSTRALHENLRMVEVPIPYKERSGRSKLSVVRDGLRFFKSIVWTALTYNPVRIFGGIGALLLLLSMLVMVLAFGLQAFGIDSVVSFPRLFGALVLAVAGVTLYTTGTSFSYIVALFHKRPIRQGMFGPRGNGRKIEKHYWWLGILAVLLGVALYVAAVAFDLTNPALQVSWFAPVVSALMVLTGVQLVSAWSLARVLAELSAREGLAARDLTGNSVSDVAANAESVRTAAVS from the coding sequence ATGACAACGTTATCGGTAGTGATCCCGGCGTATAACGAAGAAGATGGAATTGCAGCCATTGTTGAGCGGGTGCTGGCAATCGAGCCTGAATTGCCGAAATATGGCGTTGATGCGCTGGAGTGCATCGTAGTCGATGACGGTTCGCGCGACCGAACGGCGGAAATCGTGCGGCGCTACGTACCGCGGGTGCGCCTGATTCAACAGCCGAACAAAGGGTATGGCGGGGCGTTGAAGACCGGCTTTCAGGCGGCAAGCGGCGAGTTGCTCGGCTTTCTCGACGCCGATAGCACCTATCCGCCCGAATATTTTCCGCAGATGTGCCGGGTCGCGCTCGATGGCGCCGACCTGGTGATCGGCAGCCGAATGGCAGGCGCAACGAGCGAGATGCCGCTGGTGCGACGTATCGGAAATTTCATTTTTGCCAACCTGCTCTCCCTGGTTGCGGGTGTGCGCATCAGCGATAGCGCGAGTGGTCAGCGGGTCATCCGACGCGAGGTATTGCCAATTCTCTATCCGCTTCCCGATACACTCGACTTCACGCCGGCAATGAGCACGCGAGCGCTGCACGAAAACCTGCGCATGGTCGAAGTGCCCATTCCGTACAAGGAACGCTCCGGGCGCAGCAAACTGAGTGTGGTGCGCGATGGGTTGCGTTTCTTCAAGAGTATTGTATGGACGGCGTTGACCTATAATCCGGTGCGGATCTTCGGCGGCATCGGCGCATTGCTGCTCCTGCTGAGCATGCTGGTGATGGTGCTGGCGTTCGGCTTGCAGGCGTTCGGCATCGACTCGGTCGTCTCCTTCCCGCGTCTGTTCGGCGCGCTGGTGCTGGCGGTCGCCGGGGTGACGCTGTACACGACCGGGACATCGTTCAGTTATATCGTTGCGCTATTTCACAAGCGCCCGATCCGGCAGGGCATGTTCGGTCCGCGCGGCAACGGACGCAAGATCGAGAAGCACTACTGGTGGCTGGGAATTCTGGCGGTTCTGCTGGGTGTTGCGCTCTATGTCGCCGCCGTCGCTTTCGATCTGACCAATCCGGCGTTGCAGGTCTCGTGGTTTGCGCCGGTGGTCAGCGCGCTCATGGTGCTGACCGGCGTGCAACTGGTGAGCGCCTGGAGCCTGGCGCGCGTGCTGGCGGAACTGAGCGCGCGCGAGGGTCTGGCGGCGCGTGATCTTACCGGCAATAGCGTGTCGGATGTCGCCGCGAATGCCGAGAGCGTGCGGACTGCGGCGGTCTCGTGA
- a CDS encoding twin-arginine translocation signal domain-containing protein — MTKRTSRPIISRRRFLQACACTVAAGALGATGYVVANAPLPPPYPESSVFQTPVAGIPTPGAPILLVTNPGAQPSFGAYLGAILRAEGFVAFRMARLDAINPALLAQFPLVLLTVGPLTAEASDLFRAYVLNGGHLIAFRPDPRLADLMGVRALGGDVTDGMLAVADHLLAQGITTQALQVHTPMAQYELAGAEAVAWIARRDSSRTSYPAVTLMRAKKGIAALWAFDLPRNIALIRQGNPAAANQERDGMEGVRTVDLFVDWIDLDRIDIPQADEQQRLLANMIHALAGEAPLPRLWHLPAGASAVLVATGDAHGLLASHIATALELVSRYDGALSIYYAPPPMSNRSRTLRRVRWLAEELPVAGAVFTDDAGYPTPKDVARWRERGHGFGLHPYVEQGVGKGYHEYWNTFIKLGYGPAEPTVRTHRVLWSGWVETARVQAQYGLRMSLDHYHSGPLMRRADGRWVHGYLTGSGLPMPFVDEQGNLLRVYQQHTHIVDEHLMRVFDTGYEMGVDVNEAIAIACRQIDAAVEQYPSALGLQCHIDPFAFGGEKAEAASVWFDRVLDHAASRGVMIVSAEQWLAFTEMRDQAEMRNLMWNESEGVLMFEAVISAESQRAPALLLPLEHRRRILRQVTIDSVLASAEQKRVGGVAYGAVALAAGRRQVRAYYR; from the coding sequence ATGACGAAACGCACATCTCGTCCAATCATCTCCCGCCGTCGCTTCCTTCAGGCGTGTGCATGCACGGTTGCAGCCGGGGCGCTTGGCGCAACGGGGTATGTCGTCGCCAACGCTCCGCTTCCCCCACCGTATCCTGAATCATCGGTCTTTCAGACGCCGGTTGCAGGTATACCGACGCCTGGCGCGCCTATCCTGTTGGTGACGAATCCAGGTGCGCAGCCGTCGTTTGGCGCGTACCTTGGCGCTATTCTGCGCGCGGAAGGGTTCGTAGCGTTTCGGATGGCACGCCTCGATGCGATCAATCCGGCGCTGCTGGCGCAGTTTCCGCTCGTGCTGCTGACAGTCGGTCCGTTGACCGCAGAAGCGTCCGATCTGTTCCGGGCATATGTGCTGAATGGCGGGCATCTGATTGCATTTCGTCCCGATCCGCGCCTCGCCGACCTCATGGGTGTGCGCGCGCTCGGAGGTGATGTGACCGACGGAATGCTGGCGGTCGCCGATCATCTGCTCGCGCAGGGCATTACCACCCAGGCGCTTCAGGTTCACACCCCGATGGCGCAGTATGAACTGGCGGGCGCTGAGGCGGTCGCCTGGATCGCCCGTCGTGACAGCAGCCGAACGTCCTACCCTGCTGTGACGCTGATGCGCGCCAAAAAAGGCATCGCTGCGCTGTGGGCATTCGACCTGCCCCGTAACATCGCCCTCATCCGCCAGGGGAATCCGGCAGCGGCAAACCAGGAGCGCGACGGGATGGAAGGCGTTCGGACGGTTGATCTGTTTGTGGATTGGATCGATCTTGATCGTATTGACATTCCGCAGGCAGACGAGCAGCAGCGATTGCTCGCAAATATGATCCATGCGCTGGCGGGTGAGGCGCCGCTGCCGCGCCTCTGGCACCTGCCGGCTGGCGCTTCTGCGGTTCTGGTGGCAACCGGTGATGCGCACGGACTGCTGGCTTCCCATATTGCTACGGCGCTGGAACTGGTCAGCCGGTACGATGGCGCGCTGTCGATCTACTATGCCCCGCCGCCGATGAGCAACCGGTCGCGGACGCTGCGCCGGGTTCGTTGGTTGGCTGAAGAATTGCCGGTTGCCGGCGCGGTCTTCACCGACGACGCAGGGTACCCCACTCCGAAAGATGTGGCGCGCTGGCGCGAAAGGGGACACGGGTTCGGATTGCATCCCTACGTTGAACAGGGAGTGGGCAAGGGGTATCACGAGTACTGGAATACCTTCATCAAACTGGGGTATGGACCGGCTGAGCCAACCGTGCGCACCCATCGGGTGCTCTGGTCGGGGTGGGTCGAAACAGCGCGGGTGCAGGCGCAGTATGGACTACGCATGAGTCTCGACCACTACCACAGTGGTCCGCTGATGCGTCGCGCAGACGGGCGCTGGGTTCATGGGTACCTCACGGGGAGCGGACTGCCCATGCCGTTCGTCGATGAGCAAGGGAATCTGTTGCGAGTCTATCAGCAGCATACGCACATTGTCGATGAGCACCTGATGCGGGTGTTCGACACCGGCTACGAGATGGGAGTGGATGTCAATGAAGCCATTGCCATCGCGTGCCGGCAGATCGATGCAGCGGTAGAGCAATATCCCTCGGCGCTTGGATTACAGTGTCATATCGACCCGTTTGCCTTTGGCGGCGAGAAGGCGGAGGCGGCGAGTGTGTGGTTCGACCGCGTGCTCGACCATGCGGCGTCGCGCGGGGTGATGATTGTGTCGGCGGAACAATGGCTGGCGTTCACCGAGATGCGCGATCAGGCGGAGATGCGCAACCTGATGTGGAATGAGTCTGAGGGCGTGTTGATGTTCGAAGCGGTTATTAGTGCGGAGTCGCAGCGCGCGCCGGCGCTTCTGCTGCCCCTGGAACACCGCAGGCGCATACTGCGCCAGGTGACGATTGATAGCGTGCTGGCGAGCGCCGAGCAAAAGCGTGTGGGGGGAGTCGCCTACGGTGCGGTGGCGCTGGCTGCCGGGAGGCGACAGGTGAGGGCATATTATAGATGA
- a CDS encoding spermidine synthase family protein: MTNVQHSSWRRYLGLALVTASILALQVTFTRIFSIMIWHHFTYLIIGVALLGGGASGTFLAVRAWDADTLKRRLGKLVVAYSLMVLINLAIIGSIAIDPLRGGQIAHTLIGLAVYFVGLFTTFFLGGLIVSGVFTLWHREAHRLYFADMLGASVATLAIVWVIQMIGGPATIVLTALLTLAGSALFGVASGRRWRIGAAILGIGQAALIGWLLIGASLHLPVPGSKELGWAQQQFNTYPEYTRWNPVGRVDVLPTIQVKEPMIVGGISKVYLASDAFQRAPLYDLKLVTLDGTSMTGMYRFDGTDEDLKRFRFLDHAIISAPYHMGLKHDTALKIGIGGGLDILLARLYGAQQITAIELNADVVKLLEGPYREFSGNLAGHPSTRIVVAEGRSFLTRDATTYDLIQGIGLDNLVALSGSAYVLSESYIYTVDSFTLILNRLNPKGVFAWTRNVDQPPREMLRITALAAEALRRRGVADPASHIAIVANDTNTQATLLVSPSPFSPEAIERLRAWAESNAFAVLHDPLQRLDTVYAEYLHAPDARAFEEAYPFNIFPVTDDNPFFYNYFKWQNLTFDQAFTGKLNRFPIGNLILIVMSGFSLASAATFIVAPLWRHNRRGLRLPMARPMLIYFSALGIGYIFVQIVLIQRFTLFIGYPTSAITTTIFSMLLFSAVGSLLSRRLIDRSAHLRIALAAIVLAIGVYIVALPPLFQALLHLPDAARIALSVLIIAPLALLMGMPFPTGLRQLGAHGAELVPWAWGMNGVFSVVGSTLVIIISMASTFTVAMACAALFYGVAAIVAARLYRRVEVRLPGVAGAPVDVVEGVRG, translated from the coding sequence ATGACGAATGTTCAACATTCTTCCTGGCGCAGATATCTGGGGCTGGCGCTGGTGACGGCGAGCATTCTGGCGTTGCAGGTGACGTTCACCCGCATCTTTTCGATCATGATCTGGCACCACTTTACCTACCTGATCATCGGAGTAGCGTTGCTCGGCGGCGGCGCGTCCGGCACATTCCTGGCGGTGCGCGCGTGGGATGCGGATACTCTCAAGCGTCGGCTGGGGAAACTTGTTGTTGCGTATAGCCTGATGGTGCTGATCAATCTGGCGATCATCGGCAGCATCGCCATTGATCCGTTGCGCGGCGGTCAGATCGCGCACACCCTCATCGGTCTGGCGGTATATTTCGTCGGACTCTTCACAACGTTCTTCCTCGGCGGACTGATCGTTTCCGGCGTGTTCACCTTGTGGCACCGGGAGGCGCACCGGCTCTACTTTGCCGACATGCTGGGCGCCAGTGTGGCGACGCTGGCGATTGTGTGGGTCATTCAGATGATCGGCGGTCCCGCAACGATTGTGCTGACGGCGCTGCTCACATTGGCGGGCAGTGCGTTGTTTGGTGTTGCGTCGGGACGGCGCTGGCGCATTGGCGCTGCCATTCTCGGCATCGGGCAGGCGGCGCTGATCGGATGGCTTCTGATCGGTGCGTCGCTGCACCTGCCTGTGCCCGGCTCGAAAGAACTTGGGTGGGCGCAGCAGCAGTTCAACACGTACCCGGAGTACACGCGCTGGAATCCGGTGGGGCGCGTGGATGTATTGCCAACCATTCAGGTAAAGGAACCGATGATTGTCGGCGGCATCAGCAAGGTCTATCTGGCGAGCGACGCGTTTCAGCGCGCGCCATTGTACGACCTGAAACTGGTGACCCTCGATGGCACGTCGATGACCGGCATGTACCGGTTCGACGGAACGGACGAGGACCTGAAGCGCTTCCGCTTCCTCGATCACGCGATCATCAGCGCGCCGTACCACATGGGTTTGAAGCACGACACTGCGTTGAAGATCGGGATCGGCGGCGGTCTCGACATTCTGCTGGCGCGATTGTATGGGGCGCAACAGATTACCGCGATTGAGTTGAATGCCGATGTCGTGAAGTTGCTGGAAGGACCGTACCGCGAGTTCAGCGGTAATCTCGCCGGCCATCCCTCTACCCGGATTGTTGTTGCCGAGGGGCGTAGTTTCCTGACGCGCGATGCCACAACCTATGATCTCATCCAGGGCATTGGGCTTGATAATCTGGTGGCGCTCTCTGGCAGCGCATATGTTCTGTCGGAGTCGTACATTTACACGGTTGATTCGTTCACCCTGATTCTGAACCGGCTCAACCCGAAGGGAGTTTTTGCCTGGACGCGCAACGTCGATCAGCCGCCGCGCGAAATGCTGCGGATCACGGCACTGGCTGCCGAGGCGTTGCGTCGTCGCGGCGTCGCCGATCCTGCGTCGCACATTGCCATCGTCGCCAACGACACCAATACTCAGGCGACGCTGCTGGTGTCGCCGTCGCCGTTCTCCCCAGAGGCCATTGAGCGGCTGCGGGCATGGGCGGAATCCAATGCGTTCGCCGTGCTGCACGATCCGTTACAGCGGCTCGATACCGTGTATGCGGAGTATCTGCATGCGCCGGATGCGCGCGCTTTCGAGGAGGCGTATCCGTTCAACATCTTCCCGGTAACGGATGATAATCCGTTCTTTTACAATTATTTCAAGTGGCAAAATCTAACCTTCGACCAGGCGTTCACCGGCAAACTCAACCGCTTCCCGATTGGGAATCTGATCCTGATCGTTATGTCCGGCTTTTCGCTGGCAAGCGCAGCCACGTTTATCGTTGCACCGTTGTGGCGTCACAACCGACGCGGCTTGCGGTTGCCAATGGCGCGCCCGATGTTGATTTACTTCAGCGCTCTGGGCATTGGCTACATTTTCGTGCAGATCGTGCTGATCCAGCGCTTCACGCTCTTCATCGGCTATCCCACAAGCGCGATTACGACAACGATCTTCAGTATGCTCCTTTTTTCGGCAGTGGGAAGCCTGCTCAGCCGTCGTCTGATCGATAGATCCGCCCATCTTCGGATAGCGTTGGCGGCAATTGTTTTGGCGATTGGTGTGTATATTGTTGCGCTACCGCCGCTGTTTCAGGCGTTGCTGCACCTGCCGGACGCCGCGCGCATAGCGTTGAGCGTCCTGATCATTGCGCCGCTTGCGTTGCTCATGGGCATGCCGTTCCCCACCGGTTTGCGGCAACTTGGCGCGCATGGCGCCGAATTGGTGCCGTGGGCATGGGGAATGAACGGGGTCTTTTCGGTGGTCGGCTCGACGCTGGTGATTATCATCAGCATGGCCAGCACCTTTACTGTCGCAATGGCATGCGCGGCGTTGTTCTACGGAGTCGCTGCCATTGTTGCTGCGAGGCTCTACCGTCGGGTGGAGGTGCGGTTGCCTGGAGTTGCGGGGGCGCCGGTGGATGTGGTGGAGGGGGTCAGGGGGTAG
- a CDS encoding B12-binding domain-containing radical SAM protein, which yields MSEHETNATNGKHIAPGDKKQGIKLVAPARADERAGEIKFVDMPREKHPRLDVLVLNPPSPDGDLFLRDIARVGRRTRDGIIWPQTALAQIGAVVQQAGYTVDVVDAIGLEMSWEEFERYMYKQKPRYMIIHATAPTLTNDMRTTFIGKAVGAITMAIGTHVTPMSRETLESYPTLDIVVRGEPEMTILDVIQTIDRQVELEHATETVPVGNPDLTSPWRKLPFPDASYLTTRGRFLGVYPQVIARALRETRGIAFRNEHGEVQINPDRPFIENLDSLPLPLHHMLPWKKYKVPIVGGPYTFVLTSRGCPAGCRYCIKHVTYQASVRHRSPQHVLEEMYMLKEMGMHHIHFEADLFTVKKEFVYDLCNAIIKDGIKLQWSCNSRVDFVDAEELALMKKAGCFMIAWGLESGSEAVLKRARKGTTVKRIEETITASRKVGIKNWGYFIIGLPGETVETIQQTIALSKRLPLDIALFHIATPYPGTPFYYEAVENGWIQMDRWEDYDMYNHTVLNYPHLSSKDLEYWAKRAAREWSLRPGPIMTFLKAASNRETLGHLWKIGTNHIRWMSGSLTGSGA from the coding sequence ATGTCGGAGCATGAGACGAACGCAACGAACGGGAAGCACATTGCGCCCGGCGACAAGAAGCAGGGCATCAAACTGGTCGCCCCCGCCCGCGCCGACGAGCGCGCCGGTGAAATCAAGTTTGTGGACATGCCGCGCGAAAAGCATCCGCGGCTCGACGTGCTGGTGCTCAATCCGCCCTCGCCCGATGGCGACCTGTTCCTGCGTGATATTGCGCGCGTCGGGCGCCGCACCCGCGACGGCATCATCTGGCCCCAAACGGCGCTGGCGCAGATCGGCGCCGTCGTACAGCAAGCGGGCTACACCGTGGATGTGGTCGATGCTATCGGACTCGAAATGTCGTGGGAAGAGTTCGAGCGCTACATGTACAAACAGAAGCCGCGCTACATGATCATCCACGCCACTGCGCCGACGCTCACCAACGACATGCGCACCACTTTCATCGGTAAGGCGGTCGGCGCCATCACCATGGCAATCGGTACGCACGTGACGCCCATGAGCCGCGAGACTCTCGAATCGTACCCGACGCTCGACATCGTGGTGCGTGGCGAGCCGGAAATGACCATTCTCGATGTCATTCAGACGATCGACCGCCAGGTGGAACTCGAACATGCGACCGAGACCGTGCCGGTCGGCAACCCGGACCTGACGTCGCCCTGGCGCAAGTTGCCGTTCCCGGACGCATCGTATCTGACGACGCGCGGACGCTTCCTGGGGGTGTATCCGCAGGTCATTGCGCGCGCGCTGCGCGAAACACGCGGCATCGCCTTCCGCAACGAGCACGGCGAAGTCCAGATCAATCCTGACCGTCCGTTCATCGAAAACCTGGACAGCCTGCCGCTGCCGTTGCACCACATGCTGCCCTGGAAGAAATACAAGGTGCCAATCGTTGGCGGACCGTACACGTTTGTGTTGACGAGTCGCGGATGCCCGGCGGGTTGTCGTTACTGTATCAAGCATGTGACCTACCAGGCAAGCGTGCGCCACCGCAGCCCGCAGCATGTGCTCGAAGAGATGTACATGCTCAAAGAGATGGGCATGCACCACATCCATTTCGAGGCCGACCTGTTTACCGTCAAGAAAGAGTTCGTCTACGATCTGTGCAATGCCATCATCAAGGACGGCATCAAACTTCAGTGGTCGTGCAACAGCCGGGTGGACTTTGTGGACGCCGAGGAACTGGCGCTGATGAAGAAAGCTGGCTGCTTCATGATCGCCTGGGGTCTGGAGAGCGGCAGCGAAGCAGTGCTGAAGCGCGCCCGCAAGGGTACGACGGTCAAGCGTATTGAAGAAACGATCACTGCCAGCCGCAAGGTCGGAATCAAGAATTGGGGCTATTTCATCATCGGGCTGCCGGGCGAGACGGTCGAGACCATCCAGCAGACGATTGCGCTGTCGAAGCGGTTGCCGCTGGACATCGCCCTGTTCCACATCGCCACGCCGTACCCCGGCACTCCCTTCTACTACGAAGCGGTCGAGAACGGCTGGATTCAGATGGATCGCTGGGAAGATTACGACATGTACAACCACACGGTGCTGAACTATCCGCACCTGAGTTCGAAGGACCTGGAGTACTGGGCGAAGCGCGCCGCGCGCGAATGGTCGTTGCGCCCCGGTCCGATCATGACCTTCCTCAAGGCGGCGAGCAACCGCGAGACGCTTGGGCACCTGTGGAAGATCGGGACGAACCACATCCGCTGGATGAGCGGCAGCCTGACGGGGAGCGGGGCGTAG